A window of the Dioscorea cayenensis subsp. rotundata cultivar TDr96_F1 chromosome 14, TDr96_F1_v2_PseudoChromosome.rev07_lg8_w22 25.fasta, whole genome shotgun sequence genome harbors these coding sequences:
- the LOC120275556 gene encoding pentatricopeptide repeat-containing protein At2g19280-like, which translates to MAASRCLRCKPRAFNPIHRLLRRSSHSRSPPLDPPSRMHSFTRPWLPRNILNARIEAFLKAGGFDICFLNSELDDLDFSRVLSHLFDVSSDAALAFYFFRLYQRSHGIQHNLRTLCTLIHISVSGNLNHIAVNLLRRIVAELSEGEGEWIDLVFDILRDVSRERKDLEIVYSMLVRCCLDAGKVGAALQLMERMKRFGFFPSVGVYVVLFETLLESGQLSLAWEVFVEMPSLDNCSSCMFLGLFVHAFVKHGDFGGAWKLVREMWSGGVGVDVFICTTVIHGRMLEGAKVFRSFPECVPDVFMYNSFMLQLCRDGNVIEANRMLNEMFEVGRRSSESVLSDDTKRPSAECFDIHRLD; encoded by the exons ATGGCGGCCTCTCGCTGCCTGCGCTGCAAACCCCGGGCTTTCAACCCCATCCATCGTCTTCTCCGGCGCTCCTCCCACTCCCGAAGCCCTCCTCTTGATCCCCCTTCGCGCATGCACTCCTTCACCCGCCCATGGCTTCCCAGGAACATCCTCAATGCTCGGATCGAAGCCTTTCTCAAAGCTGGCGGTTTTGACATCTGTTTCCTCAACTCCGAGCTCGACGACTTGGACTTCTCTCGCGTGCTCAGTCATCTCTTCGACGTCAGCTCCGACGCCGCTCTCGCCTTCTACTTCTTCAGGCTCTATCAGAGGTCCCATGGAATCCAGCACAACCTTCGTACTCTTTGTACTTTGATTCATATATCCGTTTCGGGAAATTTGAATCACATTGCGGTCAATCTTCTTCGGAGGATTGTGGCGGAGCTCAGTGAAGGAGAAGGAGAGtggattgatttggtttttgatattttgagagATGTTAGTAGAGAAAGGAAGGATCTTGAGATTGTTTATAGCATGCTTGTGAGATGTTGTTTGGATGCTGGGAAAGTTGGTGCGGCTTTGCAGTTGATGGAGAGGATGAAAAGGTTTGGGTTTTTCCCCAGTGTTGGTGTTTATGTGGTTCTGTTTGAGACTTTGCTTGAATCTGGACAGTTGAGTCTTGCATGGGaggtgtttgttgaaatgcCTAGCTTAGATAATTGTTCAAGTTGTATGTTTTTGGGGCTGTTTGTGCATGCATTTGTAAAACATGGTGATTTTGGTGGCGCTTGGAAGTTGGTTCGGGAGATGTGGAGTGGTGGTGTTGGAGTTGATGTTTTCATTTGTACAACAGTTATTCATG GGAGGATGTTGGAGGGCGCCAAGGTTTTCCGAAGTTTTCCTGAATGTGTTCctgatgttttcatgtataatAGCTTTATGTTGCAGTTGTGTAGAGATGGAAATGTGATAGAAGCGAATAGGATGCTCAATGAGATGTTCGAAGTGG GTAGAAGAAGCTCTGAAAGTGTTTTGTCAGATGATACGAAGAGGCCATCGGCCGAGTGTTTTGACATACACCGTCTTGATTGA
- the LOC120275493 gene encoding probable inorganic phosphate transporter 1-8 — MAREQLQVLNALDGAKTQWYHFTAIIIAGMGFFTDAYDLFCISLVTKLLGRIYYHADGSPTPGSLPPNVSAAVNGVAFCGTLSGQLFFGWLGDKLGRKKVYGITLLLMVICSICSGLSFGHSPKGVMATLCFFRFWLGFGIGGDYPLSATIMSEYANKKTRGGFIAAVFAMQGFGILAGGTVAIIISYVFKIKFPAPSYKVDPLGSTIPEADYIWRIILMFGAIPAALTYYWRMKMPETARYTALVAKNAQQAASDMSKVLQIEIQEDQSNAEKVINARGQKYGLFSGEFLRHHGLHLLGTATCWFLLDIAFYSQNLFQKDIFSSINWIPKANTMSAVEEVYKIARAQTLIALCGTVPGYWFTVFLIDKIGRFSIQLIGFGMMTLFMLGLAIPYHHWTTSGNHIGFVVLYGLAFFFANFGPNSTTFIVPAEIFPARLRSTCHGISAAAGKAGAIIGSFGFLYAAQNQDKAKVDHGYSPGIGVRNSLFVLAACNLLGFFFTFLVPESKGKSLEEISGENASGSSTSMTTNGDLPPV; from the coding sequence ATGGCAAGAGAGCAACTTCAAGTGCTTAACGCTCTTGATGGTGCTAAGACTCAATGGTACCATTTTACGGCGATCATCATCGCTGGAATGGGCTTCTTCACCGATGCTTATGATCTCTTCTGCATTTCACTTGTTACCAAGCTCCTCGGCCGTATCTATTATCATGCCGACGGCTCACCTACCCCTGGTTCCCTCCCTCCTAATGTTTCTGCTGCAGTGAACGGTGTCGCCTTTTGTGGTACTCTCTCCGGCCAACTCTTTTTCGGGTGGCTCGGTGATAAACTCGGTCGGAAAAAAGTCTATGGTATAACTCTCTTGCTCATGGTGATTTGCTCTATTTGCTCCGGTCTGTCTTTCGGTCACAGTCCTAAAGGTGTCATGGCCACATTATGCTTTTTCCGCTTTTGGCTTGGTTTTGGCATCGGTGGTGATTACCCTCTTTCGGCCACCATCATGTCGGagtatgcaaacaaaaaaacccGTGGAGGATTCATTGCCGCTGTCTTTGCAATGCAAGGGTTCGGTATCCTCGCCGGAGGAACTGTAGCCATCATCATCTCATATGTATTCAAAATCAAGTTTCCGGCACCATCCTACAAAGTTGATCCCCTCGGATCGACAATTCCAGAGGCTGACTACATTTGGCGAATAATCCTCATGTTCGGCGCAATTCCTGCGGCATTAACTTACTATTGGAGGATGAAAATGCCGGAGACGGCAAGGTACACAGCTCTCGTTGCCAAGAATGCTCAACAAGCTGCCTCTGACATGTCGAAGGTCCTTCAGATTGAGATACAAGAAGATCAATCTAATGCCGAAAAGGTTATCAATGCAAGAGGCCAAAAATATGGTCTTTTCTCTGGCGAGTTCCTCCGTCATCATGGCCTCCATCTTCTCGGCACAGCAACATGCTGGTTCCTCCTCGACATCGCCTTTTACTCGCAAAACCTCTTCCAGAAAGACATCTTCAGCTCAATCAACTGGATTCCTAAAGCAAACACAATGAGTGCAGTTGAAGAAGTTTACAAGATTGCAAGAGCACAAACACTCATAGCACTCTGCGGCACCGTCCCCGGCTATTGGTTCACCGTTTTCCTCATCGATAAAATCGGTCGGTTTTCAATTCAGCTTATCGGTTTCGGAATGATGACATTGTTCATGCTTGGCCTTGCCATTCCTTACCATCACTGGACAACCTCCGGCAATCACATTGGCTTTGTGGTTTTATACGGATTGGCATTCTTCTTCGCCAATTTCGGTCCTAACAGCACTACATTCATTGTTCCGGCCGAGATTTTCCCGGCAAGATTGCGGTCAACTTGTCACGGTATTTCAGCTGCTGCTGGCAAGGCGGGGGCGATCATCGGCTCATTCGGGTTTTTATATGCTGCACAGAACCAAGATAAGGCAAAAGTCGATCACGGATATTCACCGGGGATTGGTGTTCGGAATTCATTGTTTGTTCTTGCAGCATGCAATCTCTTGggttttttctttactttcctCGTGCCAGAGTCGAAGGGGAAGTCACTGGAGGAAATATCCGGTGAGAATGCTTCTGGCAGCTCGACGTCGATGACAACTAACGGTGATCTTCCTCCTGTCTGA
- the LOC120275496 gene encoding pentatricopeptide repeat-containing protein At2g19280-like — MVETFFHALKTDGLQPDVHAYNALINVYCQMGYMVKAYELTDMMMRDGVSPDVATYNGLMHGLIKRGFILESRELFDELVRRGFSPDKFTYTNIIHGCSKQAKFEEAYLIWCTMSEHGTKPDVVTCSALLSGLCKAKRTHEASLLFQRMLNIGLEPDLILYNTLICGFCGEGNVDEAFNLLSMMAKHGVLPDNSTCQSLIYGLEKKGIENPIESAALKLDQIFCAI, encoded by the coding sequence ATGGTGGAGACTTTCTTTCATGCATTGAAAACGGATGGCTTGCAGCCTGATGTTCATGCATACAATGCACTGATCAATGTGTATTGCCAAATGGGTTATATGGTCAAGGCGTATGAGTTGACGGATATGATGATGCGGGATGGTGTTTCTCCGGATGTTGCTACATATAATGGCCTCATGCATGGTCTTATCAAGAGAGGGTTCATATTAGAATCTAGGGAGCTTTTCGACGAGCTTGTAAGGCGGGGGTTTTCACCGGATAAATTCACATATACCAACATCATTCACGGATGTTCAAAACAAGCTAAATTTGAAGAAGCATACCTTATTTGGTGTACCATGAGTGAACATGGAACAAAACCGGATGTTGTTACTTGTAGTGCACTGCTCAGTGGGTTATGCAAGGCGAAACGAACGCATGAGGCTTCTCTTTTATTTCAGAGGATGCTAAATATCGGCCTTGAACCCGATTTGATATTGTACAATACTCTCATTTGTGGCTTTTGCGGAGAAGGTAATGTTGATGAAGCTTTCAATTTGCTTTCTATGATGGCAAAACACGGAGTCCTTCCTGACAATTCAACTTGCCAATCTCTGATTTATGGTCTTGAAAAAAAAGGGATAGAAAATCCCATTGAAAGCGCTGCACTGAAATTAGACCAAATATTCTGTGCAATTTGA
- the LOC120275494 gene encoding LOW QUALITY PROTEIN: bystin (The sequence of the model RefSeq protein was modified relative to this genomic sequence to represent the inferred CDS: inserted 1 base in 1 codon) yields the protein MAGKKRKETHQQHRLALDADDASIISSKKRSRAPKPHQSESKLVSSDLSSKILKEALKQQKEVLEEEAQLEKSSVFSGITVDKLNEEGRXEEEEEDIDEFDGFSETQSQFDGWQQEEIPEEDEKVLAAFMSEKAGPMPTLADLIISRIKEKDAMVSSEERPLPKLDNSIIELYKGVGRLMSRYTIGKIPKAFKHIPSLELWEDVLYLTEPEKWSPNAMYQATRIFASNLGARKVQRFYSLVLLPRIREDIQKNKRLHFVLYQALKKALYKPAAFFKGFLLPLCQSGTCNLREAVIIGSIIQKVSIPPLHSSAALMKLAEMDYCGTTSYFIKLFLDKKYALPYRVLDAVVAHFIKFLEDTRIMPVIWHQSLLAFVQRYKNELTKEDKDNLERLIQYQKHHLVTPEIFRELKNSRNRGEKDDDLMSISSPISVINKPIEEDRWNFPGVPMEED from the exons ATGGCGGGCAAGAAGAGGAAGGAGACGCATCAGCAGCATCGTCTGGCGCTTGACGCCGATGATGCCTCTATAATCTCGTCCAAGAAGCGATCTCGAGCTCCCAAGCCACACCAATCGGAATCAAAG CTTGTTTCGTCGGATTTGAGCTCGAAGATCCTCAAAGAAGCTCTCAAGCAGCAGAAAGAGGTCCTTGAAGAGGAGGCTCAGCTTGAGAAGTCCTCAGTCTTCTCCGGCATTACTGTTGATAAGCTCAATGAAgagggga aggaggaggaggaggaggatatTGATGAGTTTGATGGGTTTTCTGAAACCCAGAGCCAGTTTGATGGCTGGCAA cagGAAGAGATCCCGGAGGAGGATGAGAAGGTTCTGGCTGCCTTCATGTCAGAGAAGGCTGGCCCAATGCCTACTTTAGCTGATCTCATCATAAGCAGGATCAAGGAGAAGGATGCCATGGTCTCTTCTG AGGAAAGGCCTCTCCCTAAATTGGACAATAGCATCATAGAATTGTATAAAGG TGTTGGGAGGCTGATGAGTAGGTACACAATTGGGAAAATCCCTAAGGCTTTTAAACATATTCCTTCACTAGAACTTTGGGAGGATGTGCTATATTTGACGGAACCAGAAAAATGGTCTCCGAATGCCATGTATCAAGCAACACGGATATTCGCTTCAAATTTAGGAGCTAGAAAGGTTCAGCGTTTCTATAGCCTTGTTCTTCTCCCACGCATAAGGGAGGATATTCAAAAGAACAAGAGACTTCATTTTGTTCTATATCAAGCTTTGAAGAAGGCTCTTTATAAACCAGCTGCTTTCTTCAAGGGTTTTCTACTACCGCTTTGTCAG TCAGGGACGTGCAACCTTCGTGAAGCAGTTATTATTGGGAGTATTATTCAGAAAGTCTCCATTCCTCCCCTTCATTCAAG TGCAGCATTGATGAAGCTGGCTGAAATGGATTATTGTGGCACAACAAG TTATTTCATAAAGTTATTTCTCGACAAGAAGTATGCATTGCCTTATCGAGTCCTTGATGCTGTTGTTGCACATTTCATCAAATTTCTTGAGGATACAAGGATCATGCCTGTAATATGGCATCAATCTCTTCTTGCCTTTGTGCAaag ATACAAAAACGAACTGACAAAGGAGGATAAGGATAACCTCGAAAGGTTGATTCAATACCAGAAACACCACCTG GTTACACCAGAAATTTTCCGAGAACTTAAGAACAGCCGTAATCGTGGAGAAAAGGACGACGATCTCATGTCAATAT CTTCTCCAATCTCTGTTATCAACAAACCAATTGAAGAAGACCGATGGAATTTTCCCGGAGTTCCAATGGAAGaggattaa